Proteins from a genomic interval of Scatophagus argus isolate fScaArg1 chromosome 6, fScaArg1.pri, whole genome shotgun sequence:
- the creb3l3a gene encoding cyclic AMP-responsive element-binding protein 3-like protein 3-A: protein MEHYRDQGCDGTELLDWLFDQNDSTEKLEWLFDQNDGKLRHEEREHHGNHHTWPIQDLNMLRPAEQADNDFLNALLTGSDSVSGSPLWSPSPSDSGISEDPPSDQMDSPQRPESPPGDAQYFTPRPQSKASLEANVSTDFNGFGMPAFPKGKTRIAQYPSEVHRPQLSSGFQLTVKDLLLSGTPELPPHPSQQSIQELILNEDEKKLLAKEGVTLPSQLPLTKYEERILKKIRRKIRNKQSAQESRKKKKEYIDGLENRMAACNAHNQELQRKVSQLERCNMSLMEQLRRLQALVMNTSNKPAQTGTCVLVLLLSFSLILFPSLKPFSDTKVSQGDFSPVRIQSRSLQNLQASRVLHFSDPPFPAEDESEHLHRHFPGERELDDINALMGKLGVNQDQSGLESVSLNSSQEEQMGHFHIDPITGHIATLTLDPHRSARLRPHADDM from the exons ATGGAGCATTACAGAGATCAG GGATGTGATGGCACTGAGCTGCTCGACTGGCTGTTTGATCAAAATGATAGCACTGAGAAGCTTGAATGGCTGTTTGATCAAAACGATGGCAAACTTCGTCATGAGGAAAGAGAACACCATGGCAACCATCACACCTGGCCAATACAGGATCTAAAT ATGCTACGGCCGGCCGAACAGGCAGACAATGACTTCCTCAATGCCCTCCTGACTGGAAGTGATTCTGTGTCAGGCTCACCTCTCTGGTCCCCTTCTCCCAGTGACAGTGGAATCAGCGAGGACCCTCCGTCAGACCAAATGGACAGCCCTCAGCGTCCCGAGAGCCCCCCTGGTGATGCTCAGTATTTCACTCCGAGGCCACAATCTAAGGCATCCCTAGAAGCCAATGTCTCCACTGACTTCA ATGGCTTTGGGATGCCTGCATTCCCAAAGGGCAAGACAAGGATTGCACAATATCCCTCTGAAGTACATAGGCCCCAGCTGTCCTCTGGCTTCCAGCTAACTGTCAAGGATCTGCTACTGTCTGGCACACCAGAACTT CCCCCGCACCCCTCCCAACAGTCCATCCAGGAGCTGATTCTtaatgaagatgaaaagaagCTTTTAGCAAAGGAGGGGGTGACTCTACCCAGCCAACTACCTCTTACAAAG TATGAAGAAAGGATTCTGAAGAAAATACGCAGAAAGATACGCAATAAGCAGTCTGCCcaggagagcaggaagaagaagaaggagtaTATTGATGGACTGGAGAACAG GATGGCTGCCTGCAATGCTCACAACCAAGAACTGCAGAGAAAAGTCTCCCAGCTGGAGAGATGCAACAT GTCACTAATGGAACAGTTGCGCAGGCTACAGGCTCTGGTCATGAATACATCTAACAAGCCAGCCCAGACTGGGACCTGTGTGCTG GTGCTCTTGCTGTCCTTCTCCCTAATCCTGTTCCCCAGCCTCAAGCCGTTCTCGGACACCAAGGTCAGCCAAGGAGACTTCAGTCCAGTCAGAA TCCAGTCACGGTCCCTGCAGAACCTTCAGGCTTCCCGTGTGCTGCACTTCAGTGACCCACCTTTCCCCGCTGAGGATGAATCAGAGCATCTGCACCGGCATTTCCCAGGAGAGCGGGAATTGGACGATATTAACGCACTGATGGGAAAGCTGGGAGTGAACCAAGACCAGTCCGGTTTGGAGTCCGTGTCTCTGAACAGCAGTCAGGAAGAACAAATGGGTCATTTTCACATAGACCCAATTACTGGTCACATAGCCACTTTGACCTTGGATCCCCACCGATCTGCCAGGCTGCGACCACATGCTGATGACATgtaa